A section of the bacterium genome encodes:
- a CDS encoding serine/threonine-protein kinase — protein MNKKLGKYLVLGEIGRGGMAVVYRARQESLDRIVAIKELDLSRSSQDPKALERFQQEARASASLVHPSIITVHDFWERSQKAYIAMEFVEGLELKEALGILGPVGPVTATRIAISLCHALSYAHERGVIHRDIKPGNVMLSTQGSVKLADFGIALVSGSADLTTTGQIIGTPSYMSPEQIRGEPLGPASEVFSLGAVLYEMVTGAKPFTGPSDVAVTHAIVHKRPVRIRKLSPKTPRRLVRVIMKCLRKKPLRRYATMDELAEALGSSLPRRVSSTRELVSTLVARAGQQGNDDLTIPLASPDPAPSRGRPIAWITALTAAIVLGVFVFWQQDYIKGLIKLPPAPMAAAPVELTINAWPWAEVILDGESLGYTPRVKPFIAQAGRHTLVLKNPHLGERELALDLVFGKSETFSVDLTESKR, from the coding sequence ATGAATAAAAAGCTTGGAAAATACCTTGTTTTAGGTGAGATCGGCAGAGGCGGTATGGCAGTGGTTTACCGCGCTCGCCAGGAATCCCTGGACCGCATTGTGGCCATCAAGGAGCTGGACCTTTCGAGAAGCAGCCAGGATCCCAAGGCATTGGAACGCTTCCAGCAGGAAGCCAGGGCATCCGCCTCCCTTGTTCACCCCTCCATCATTACGGTCCACGATTTCTGGGAGAGGTCCCAGAAGGCCTATATCGCCATGGAGTTCGTGGAAGGCCTGGAACTCAAGGAAGCACTGGGGATCCTGGGACCTGTGGGCCCTGTCACAGCTACCCGAATAGCCATATCTTTGTGCCACGCCCTCAGCTATGCCCATGAAAGGGGGGTCATTCACAGGGACATCAAGCCCGGCAACGTCATGCTTTCCACACAGGGCAGCGTAAAACTTGCCGACTTCGGCATCGCCCTTGTCTCTGGCTCCGCAGATCTGACCACTACCGGCCAGATCATCGGGACCCCCTCATATATGTCTCCTGAACAGATCCGCGGTGAACCGCTCGGTCCGGCATCGGAGGTCTTCAGCCTGGGTGCCGTTCTTTACGAGATGGTGACTGGAGCAAAGCCGTTCACCGGACCCAGCGATGTGGCTGTGACCCACGCTATCGTTCACAAGAGACCGGTGAGGATCCGAAAGCTCAGCCCGAAAACACCAAGACGGCTGGTTCGGGTGATCATGAAGTGTCTGAGAAAGAAGCCTCTCAGACGTTACGCCACCATGGATGAACTGGCTGAGGCTCTTGGCAGTTCTCTGCCAAGGAGGGTGTCCTCCACGAGGGAATTGGTCTCAACCCTTGTAGCAAGAGCCGGGCAGCAGGGGAATGACGATCTGACCATCCCCCTGGCTTCTCCGGATCCGGCTCCTTCCAGGGGCCGTCCCATCGCCTGGATAACGGCCCTGACCGCCGCTATCGTTCTGGGTGTGTTTGTCTTCTGGCAACAGGATTATATCAAGGGCCTGATCAAACTACCTCCTGCACCCATGGCCGCTGCCCCGGTGGAGCTCACTATTAATGCCTGGCCCTGGGCCGAGGTCATCCTTGACGGGGAGTCCCTGGGATACACGCCCAGGGTAAAGCCATTTATAGCACAGGCCGGCCGGCACACCCTTGTCCTGAAAAACCCCCATCTGGGTGAACGGGAACTGGCCCTGGACCTGGTTTTCGGAAAGAGTGAAACATTTTCGGTGGATCTGACGGAGAGTAAACGATGA
- a CDS encoding VWA domain-containing protein encodes MKAVGSKVTRMGLVGCFAALASAVPLGLTMTTIHGALPSSIMFGLLLGSFLAGFFMIFEHLWYGKTGGMISKVLVSASVGAVGGIIGALLGQTLFHTWGTRLVGTSSSGISFPLSMGAALGWGFTGMAVGLAVTLPFPENRGRWFAASAGGFTGGFVGGLVMQSFRPLMGVASMTLGLAVLGWIMGIGISWAQQAMARFRLQVLEGPGRGSEFILGQSSLLGSDRQCTVRLAGAGIASKHARIEFRDKKPYLEDLGSTQGVIVNDRKMSSHSRGLRHGDLIRMGDNLLRVNASGPAVTKHAATVMVLLALVFPVPAMADTNPEPVGKIDQPEPEWGINQVDTTRYPLVDLYATVPAQARPGNIRDLSLTEDGTEATIVEIRDLSKSVRDVPLTVSLVVDVSESMKGAKLQEAKRALLGFSRSIPTSASIQLVVFSDTARVVATDLTPDSLGEHAARLTAGGHTALFDAVSMGTQLVQERSGRRVVLTLTDGIANRGAASMEKAMNDAQRAGVSLMFVGLGPDARKNRLTSMAERTGGRAVYTSQPEVLSGLFEGMAQDISREVLFRYRATNIDSQVVPVTLRLNTADFRVEVTSQYFSPRATFMGSTGKMSWPLILVGLLGPIGLLLASRLTAFELSRSNVLLVEGSAGATRMLTRVLTRHGMTIPMSIGGETLLVNNQPVTGTGTLKPGDTLTWGETTIMHRGK; translated from the coding sequence ATGAAAGCAGTAGGCAGCAAGGTCACAAGGATGGGTCTGGTAGGTTGTTTCGCGGCCTTAGCTTCAGCTGTGCCTCTGGGCCTGACGATGACCACGATCCACGGGGCGCTTCCATCCAGCATCATGTTCGGTCTGCTTTTAGGTTCCTTCCTGGCCGGTTTTTTCATGATATTCGAACATCTCTGGTACGGAAAGACCGGCGGCATGATCTCCAAGGTCCTTGTTTCCGCATCGGTAGGAGCTGTTGGCGGGATCATAGGAGCGCTGCTGGGGCAGACCCTCTTTCACACCTGGGGCACCAGGCTGGTAGGCACTTCCTCATCGGGCATATCGTTTCCCCTTTCCATGGGAGCTGCCCTCGGGTGGGGTTTTACAGGCATGGCCGTTGGGCTTGCTGTGACCCTTCCCTTCCCTGAGAACCGCGGACGATGGTTCGCCGCTTCTGCGGGAGGGTTCACGGGCGGCTTTGTGGGCGGCCTTGTCATGCAGTCCTTCAGGCCCCTGATGGGTGTGGCGAGCATGACCCTGGGGCTTGCAGTGCTGGGCTGGATCATGGGTATCGGGATCTCCTGGGCGCAACAGGCTATGGCCAGGTTCCGGCTTCAGGTGCTGGAAGGGCCCGGACGAGGTTCCGAGTTCATCCTGGGCCAGAGCTCCCTTCTGGGCAGCGATCGGCAATGTACGGTGCGTCTTGCTGGTGCAGGCATCGCTTCGAAGCACGCGCGGATCGAGTTCAGGGATAAAAAGCCCTATCTGGAAGATCTCGGTTCCACCCAGGGTGTGATCGTCAACGACCGAAAGATGTCCAGCCATTCCAGGGGTTTGAGGCATGGCGACCTCATTCGAATGGGCGATAACCTTCTGCGTGTAAACGCCTCTGGACCGGCGGTAACCAAACACGCTGCTACTGTAATGGTTCTGCTGGCCCTGGTATTCCCTGTCCCGGCCATGGCCGATACAAACCCGGAGCCCGTGGGGAAGATCGATCAGCCTGAGCCGGAATGGGGGATCAATCAGGTAGACACAACCCGGTACCCTCTCGTGGATCTTTACGCCACAGTGCCTGCCCAGGCTCGTCCGGGCAACATCAGGGACCTTTCTTTGACAGAGGATGGCACAGAGGCCACCATCGTGGAGATAAGGGACCTTTCCAAAAGTGTGCGGGACGTTCCCTTGACCGTCTCCCTGGTGGTGGATGTGAGCGAGAGTATGAAGGGGGCCAAGCTCCAGGAGGCAAAAAGGGCCCTGCTCGGTTTTTCACGATCCATCCCGACCTCCGCGAGCATTCAGCTGGTTGTATTCAGTGATACGGCCCGTGTCGTTGCCACAGACCTGACACCCGATAGCCTTGGGGAACATGCGGCCCGGCTCACGGCCGGCGGCCACACTGCTCTCTTTGATGCCGTATCTATGGGTACCCAGCTGGTGCAGGAGCGCTCGGGTAGAAGGGTGGTGCTTACTCTCACAGACGGGATAGCCAACCGCGGGGCAGCCTCCATGGAAAAAGCCATGAATGATGCCCAACGCGCTGGTGTGAGCCTCATGTTCGTCGGCCTCGGGCCGGACGCCCGAAAGAACCGCCTTACTTCCATGGCGGAAAGGACCGGTGGACGGGCGGTATATACATCCCAGCCGGAGGTTTTGTCAGGACTATTCGAGGGAATGGCCCAGGATATCAGCCGTGAGGTTCTCTTCAGATATCGAGCCACCAATATAGACAGCCAGGTGGTACCCGTAACGCTGCGGCTCAACACAGCCGATTTCAGGGTCGAGGTCACCAGCCAGTATTTCTCACCTCGCGCTACTTTCATGGGAAGTACCGGCAAAATGTCGTGGCCACTTATCCTGGTAGGTCTCCTGGGTCCCATAGGCCTTTTGCTGGCAAGTCGCCTGACAGCTTTTGAGCTTTCCAGATCAAACGTCCTTCTGGTGGAAGGTTCGGCAGGCGCCACCCGCATGCTCACCAGGGTGCTTACCCGTCACGGAATGACGATCCCCATGTCCATCGGTGGGGAGACCCTTCTGGTGAACAACCAGCCGGTCACCGGTACTGGCACCCTCAAACCGGGCGATACCCTCACCTGGGGCGAGACAACGATCATGCACAGAGGGAAATAG
- a CDS encoding FHA domain-containing protein: protein MQADDVSVGLVLMEVRGMKDDKFKEFDPTRTIPTRDRLSAKEPKQKAHLVLLTGDKAGTHYLIKDDRMTILGRDAECQIHLQDPDASRRHAAIQPFGREFYIMDMGSTNGTLINGQREEKRILRHADKITIGLQEFQFLLTGPDGHPILTSPRS, encoded by the coding sequence ATGCAGGCCGACGATGTGTCCGTCGGCCTTGTCCTGATGGAGGTCCGAGGAATGAAAGACGACAAGTTCAAGGAGTTCGATCCCACGCGCACTATTCCCACGAGGGATCGCCTCTCCGCAAAAGAGCCGAAGCAAAAGGCGCACCTTGTGCTTCTAACAGGCGACAAGGCCGGAACCCACTACCTGATCAAGGACGACAGAATGACCATCCTCGGCCGGGACGCCGAGTGTCAGATCCACCTTCAGGACCCGGATGCATCCCGAAGGCATGCGGCCATCCAGCCCTTCGGCCGGGAGTTCTACATAATGGATATGGGAAGCACCAACGGAACCCTCATCAACGGCCAGAGGGAAGAAAAGAGGATCCTCCGCCACGCCGACAAGATAACCATAGGTCTGCAGGAGTTTCAGTTCCTTCTCACCGGTCCGGACGGCCATCCCATCCTCACCTCGCCAAGGTCCTGA